TTACAAGGAGTTGCGTCAAGAGCAAGGCTTGGTGGTACAGATCTTGCGGTGTGTGAAGAAAACCGAAAGGGGAAAAGAGGAATCCCGATGAAGGTCCTGATCGTTGAGGACGACGGTCCACTCAACTCCCTCCTTGATAGAACGATCCGGCGATCGGGACATGAGGTTCACGCTGTGGGTAGTTGTGGGGTGGCGTTGGAGGTCATGGGGTGGCGTGGGTTTGACTTGGTTATGTTGGATGTATTTTTGCCTGATGGGAGGGGTGATCGGTTGATTCCGAGGTTGAGGGAGTTGAGGCCTGGGGT
The genomic region above belongs to Deltaproteobacteria bacterium and contains:
- a CDS encoding response regulator, with amino-acid sequence MKVLIVEDDGPLNSLLDRTIRRSGHEVHAVGSCGVALEVMGWRGFDLVMLDVFLPDGRGDRLIPRLRELRPGV